The Spirosoma radiotolerans genome has a window encoding:
- a CDS encoding integrase core domain-containing protein, whose amino-acid sequence MWAYDNGVSLDFSRPGKPTDNQFLESLNRIFRDES is encoded by the coding sequence ATGTGGGCGTATGATAACGGGGTATCACTGGATTTTTCTCGGCCTGGTAAACCAACTGATAACCAATTTTTAGAATCACTTAATCGCATTTTTCGAGATGAGTCTTAA
- a CDS encoding transposase: MLSFFAPGQANTGTVVAEVCRKMGISEATFYNWE, translated from the coding sequence ATGCTATCGTTTTTTGCGCCTGGCCAAGCTAATACTGGTACGGTTGTCGCTGAAGTTTGCCGCAAGATGGGCATCAGTGAGGCCACCTTCTACAACTGGGAATAG
- a CDS encoding DUF6932 family protein has protein sequence MLKFDIRGNLIEGIHWLTWQELGSNFGFTWGRQRFLKKMEMGLKSLRQAGCQAVYIGGSFVTRKSIPDDFDICYDDSAVDVDLLAAIDPTILSLDNSRAAQKAKYDGEFLPLSREYGPGVSYLDLFQGDEDTGDPKGIVGLKLTTIEFNYDYLDLLDFRFGSLPVNWPRIK, from the coding sequence ATGTTGAAATTCGATATTAGAGGTAATCTTATAGAAGGCATCCACTGGTTGACTTGGCAGGAGCTAGGCAGCAACTTTGGTTTTACCTGGGGTAGGCAGAGGTTTCTAAAAAAAATGGAGATGGGTTTAAAATCGTTAAGGCAAGCGGGCTGTCAAGCAGTATATATTGGGGGCAGTTTTGTAACGCGGAAATCGATACCAGATGATTTCGATATATGTTACGACGATTCTGCGGTGGATGTTGACCTACTCGCTGCAATCGACCCAACAATATTATCATTAGATAATTCGAGAGCAGCCCAAAAGGCGAAGTATGACGGTGAATTCTTGCCATTGTCAAGAGAATATGGACCAGGTGTATCGTATCTTGATTTGTTCCAAGGTGACGAAGATACAGGTGACCCAAAAGGTATTGTTGGTTTAAAACTGACAACAATTGAGTTTAACTATGATTACCTTGACCTGTTGGACTTCAGATTTGGCTCACTCCCAGTAAATTGGCCCAGGATAAAGTAG
- a CDS encoding helix-turn-helix transcriptional regulator has product MAQLFSNEMESEELLSSIREVIQQELSKFHLELQQKPINSIGGIELAQQITGLARSTIYNLVSQRKIPFSKPQNSGRLYFVESDLRAWIQEGRWQTKNEIAQEVEIFLGRSAKAANRRN; this is encoded by the coding sequence ATGGCACAATTATTCTCGAATGAAATGGAATCAGAAGAACTACTTAGTTCTATTCGCGAAGTAATTCAACAGGAACTCTCCAAATTTCATTTAGAACTACAGCAAAAACCTATTAATAGTATAGGCGGTATCGAATTAGCACAACAAATAACTGGACTTGCTCGATCGACAATTTATAATCTCGTAAGTCAGCGGAAAATCCCCTTTTCTAAGCCCCAAAATTCAGGACGTCTTTATTTTGTTGAATCAGATCTCCGAGCTTGGATTCAAGAAGGCCGTTGGCAAACAAAAAATGAGATTGCTCAAGAGGTAGAAATATTTTTAGGGCGTTCGGCGAAAGCCGCCAATCGCCGGAATTAA
- a CDS encoding caspase family protein, protein MKNYYCLLGLLTITCFLHLVNAQNPIERALQDAKNYTQGASTVIKDLKELGGMLPIGKRKKEARQQQGQTGQSQTSGNNVNTRRSEVSVYDPEQNDRVISNTQARECFEKAQSEQDLTSQIKYLNDALKADNTLIEAYDLRGRALVELGKFDEAAKDFSRYIDFRPKDPEGYNNRGYAYLQGENYQQAIDDFGQSLANKSRTPHYVYNNRGWAFALSGEYQNGIDDLDAALKLNPTTPNALFRKGWCLQKAGNNQDALNVLDRVIAQDPNDINAWFTKGQANAALNYHKEAIICFSKILSLDKTNIDALFGRSLSHYALGKIGNAIEDCSAILQLGEDAATYNTRGYLLMQLVHPSYVEAIKDFDRSIALPNEASYLAYTNRGEALFKLEKYKEAQLNFNQAIALKADHQPARDWLDRVTRVLNPNTSSSTVKLIPNFLNRHALVMGNSTYRHSAPLSNNPLNDADDMEKLFKDLGFKVTARKDLDKQAMINVVNSFVKETQALRADVITVFYAGHGIEVDGVNYLVPVDARLIEQKDARNEGVSLDELLESLHKAKAAINLVFLDACRDNPFRNWEVGRTNDPSILARVTALGSPKNLHENVGVYYATGAKEVAGNGSGRNGSFTYGIKQNLRRNISLDDFWRNTIHTVREQTHNKQSPFQYGSIDEQLIF, encoded by the coding sequence ATGAAAAATTACTATTGCTTGTTAGGGCTATTAACTATTACATGTTTTTTACATCTGGTCAATGCTCAGAATCCGATAGAAAGAGCACTTCAAGATGCCAAGAATTATACCCAAGGAGCTTCTACTGTAATTAAAGATTTAAAGGAATTGGGGGGCATGCTGCCGATTGGAAAACGGAAAAAAGAAGCAAGGCAGCAGCAAGGACAAACCGGTCAATCACAGACTTCCGGAAATAATGTGAATACACGTCGCTCGGAAGTAAGCGTTTACGACCCAGAACAAAATGATAGAGTGATTTCTAATACCCAAGCGCGTGAATGTTTTGAAAAAGCTCAATCTGAACAGGATCTAACAAGCCAGATAAAATATCTTAATGATGCGCTCAAGGCCGACAATACTTTAATTGAGGCTTACGATTTGCGGGGACGAGCATTAGTTGAATTAGGCAAGTTTGACGAGGCTGCTAAGGATTTCAGCAGATATATCGATTTCAGGCCAAAAGATCCAGAAGGATATAATAACCGTGGTTATGCATATCTGCAAGGCGAGAACTATCAACAGGCAATTGATGATTTCGGCCAAAGCTTGGCCAACAAAAGCCGTACTCCACATTACGTTTACAATAATAGGGGATGGGCATTTGCATTATCAGGTGAATATCAAAATGGAATAGATGATCTTGATGCTGCACTCAAACTTAATCCAACTACACCTAACGCCTTATTTCGTAAAGGCTGGTGTTTGCAAAAAGCAGGTAATAATCAGGATGCTCTAAATGTTTTAGATCGTGTCATTGCCCAGGATCCAAACGATATAAATGCTTGGTTTACTAAAGGCCAGGCAAATGCTGCGCTCAACTACCACAAAGAGGCTATTATTTGTTTTAGCAAAATACTAAGCCTTGATAAAACGAATATAGATGCATTGTTCGGGCGATCATTAAGTCATTATGCACTAGGTAAAATTGGAAACGCTATAGAAGATTGTTCGGCAATTCTTCAACTTGGTGAAGATGCGGCAACTTACAATACTCGCGGATATTTATTAATGCAACTTGTTCACCCGAGTTACGTTGAAGCTATAAAAGACTTTGATCGCAGTATTGCGCTTCCCAATGAAGCTTCTTATTTAGCTTATACCAACCGGGGCGAAGCCCTATTCAAGTTGGAGAAATATAAGGAAGCACAGCTTAACTTTAATCAGGCAATTGCTTTAAAAGCGGATCATCAACCTGCCCGCGATTGGCTTGACCGTGTTACGCGAGTATTAAACCCTAATACCTCGAGTTCTACCGTAAAATTGATCCCTAATTTTTTGAATCGCCATGCTTTAGTAATGGGGAACTCAACTTATCGCCATTCTGCTCCGTTGTCAAATAACCCACTTAACGATGCCGATGACATGGAAAAATTATTCAAAGATTTAGGTTTTAAAGTAACGGCGCGCAAAGATTTAGATAAGCAAGCTATGATTAATGTGGTGAATAGCTTTGTGAAAGAAACTCAGGCTCTAAGAGCTGACGTTATAACCGTATTTTATGCAGGTCATGGTATTGAAGTAGATGGAGTAAATTATCTAGTTCCTGTGGATGCTAGGCTTATTGAGCAAAAAGATGCACGTAATGAAGGGGTGAGTTTAGATGAGCTGCTCGAATCTCTTCATAAAGCTAAGGCAGCTATTAATCTGGTCTTTCTGGATGCCTGCCGAGACAATCCTTTTCGAAATTGGGAGGTAGGGCGTACGAATGATCCATCTATTTTAGCGCGTGTAACAGCATTAGGTTCCCCTAAGAACCTCCATGAAAATGTGGGGGTATATTATGCAACTGGAGCGAAAGAAGTTGCTGGTAATGGATCTGGCCGAAACGGAAGTTTTACATACGGCATTAAACAAAATCTACGGCGTAATATTTCATTAGACGATTTTTGGCGTAATACAATACATACAGTAAGGGAACAAACACATAACAAGCAAAGTCCCTTTCAATATGGCTCAATTGATGAACAACTAATATTTTAA
- a CDS encoding DDE-type integrase/transposase/recombinase: protein MLDDYSRYILAWELCPGMQATDVERTVQSTLKASSLKSGQRPRMLSDNGSAYVSGYLNQYLKRKIIEHIRRRRFTPWPRAKLSGITG, encoded by the coding sequence GTGCTGGATGACTATTCACGTTACATCCTAGCCTGGGAGTTGTGCCCAGGTATGCAAGCAACAGATGTAGAGAGAACCGTGCAATCGACCCTGAAAGCGAGTAGTCTGAAAAGCGGTCAACGGCCCCGCATGCTGTCCGACAATGGGTCGGCCTATGTGTCTGGGTATCTAAACCAATATCTAAAAAGGAAAATCATTGAGCATATTCGCAGGCGCCGTTTCACCCCATGGCCCAGGGCGAAATTGAGCGGTATCACAGGTTGA
- a CDS encoding integrase core domain-containing protein — protein MKNVLLLEHYYNPDELRKRLTEWVDYYNHQRYHESLENVRPADAYWGHQEQIVAERKKSRSNRWPNGGKVIFSQKLQSM, from the coding sequence ATGAAAAATGTACTATTACTGGAGCACTACTATAATCCCGATGAGTTGAGGAAGCGCTTAACCGAATGGGTGGATTATTATAATCACCAGCGCTATCATGAGTCACTCGAGAATGTACGTCCCGCCGATGCGTATTGGGGCCACCAAGAGCAAATCGTAGCCGAACGGAAAAAATCAAGAAGCAATCGATGGCCCAACGGCGGAAAAGTCATATTTTCTCAGAAACTACAAAGTATGTAA